One Onthophagus taurus isolate NC chromosome 11, IU_Otau_3.0, whole genome shotgun sequence genomic window carries:
- the LOC111426084 gene encoding matrix metalloproteinase-18-like: MTEGLRRLQRYFHLPVSGEVDFKTLDLIGKSRCGNQDLEDISTDAKRTIHRKWGISTVKWAIYNKYPDGFPNIVERAFGIWAKHIDLKFQSSFTDVNILIGFKGYNHTCIRNVGSMCGSTFKNGILAHAYYPYINGRNVEIHINADLEFDLSNSTVDGKYNLFLVMVHEIGHSLGLTHRVELDSIMHPNYGHMRIEDFKLNSSDIAAMQAIYGRPKLYTSSTVSSHVTSSYRSTTSRPTTKPAVQPSIFMYVFYKQWVWLMDLKSKRPKQPNPIDINDWLPTLRNVFRAVDYSYKVSISPIGDLILIMENSIYRIDFKSMNVRSVWPFTSTELGFNNFTRVNGIVTSNYGLPYIFFDDMYAIQVDFNYFRKERVIVSMGELFPGIPTSFNGVYKGSDGIFNFFVGDRILQYDEYLKEVVVTSHKNLSILGITCPYITILDQLKSLLSTIISTNLSIPVNY; encoded by the coding sequence ATGACGGAAGGGCTACGTAGATTGCAGAGATATTTTCACTTACCGGTATCAGGtgaagttgattttaaaactttggATTTGATTGGTAAGTCTAGGTGTGGGAATCAAGACTTGGAAGACATTTCAACGGACGCTAAACGTACGATACATCGGAAGTGGGGGATCTCAACAGTTAAATGGGCCATCTATAATAAATATCCAGATGGTTTTCCCAACATCGTTGAAAGGGCATTTGGGATTTGGGCTAAGCATATAGATTTAAAGTTTCAGAGCTCATTTACCGACGTTAACATTCTAATCGGGTTTAAAGGTTACAACCATACGTGCATACGGAACGTAGGGTCAATGTGCGGTAGTACattcaaaaatggaattttggCTCACGCTTACTATCCCTATATTAATGGACGTAATGTTGAAATCCACATCAATGCAGATTTAGAGTTTGATTTATCTAACTCTACAGTAGATGGGAAATATAACCTATTTTTGGTAATGGTGCATGAAATTGGACATTCCTTAGGTTTAACGCATCGAGTTGAACTCGATTCCATCATGCATCCCAACTATGGTCACATGAGAATAGAGGATTTCAAGTTGAATAGCAGCGATATTGCGGCAATGCAAGCTATATATGGGAGGCCCAAACTGTATACATCATCAACCGTTTCAAGTCACGTTACGTCATCATATAGGAGCACGACGAGTCGGCCTACGACAAAGCCTGCCGTTCAACCCTCAATATTTATGTACGTGTTTTACAAACAGTGGGTTTGGCTAATGGATTTAAAGTCTAAACGACCTAAACAACCCAATCCTATAGACATAAATGATTGGCTGCCGACTTTGAGGAATGTTTTTCGTGCTGTAGACTATAGCTATAAAGTGTCTATCTCACCTATAGGTGACCTTATACTTATAATGGAAAATTCAATATATAGAATTGATTTTAAGAGTATGAATGTGCGGTCTGTGTGGCCATTTACTTCGACCGAGTTAGGGTTTAACAATTTTACTCGAGTTAACGGGATAGTTACAAGCAATTACGGCTTGCCTTACATATTTTTCGATGACATGTACGCAATTCAAGTggattttaattactttagaaAGGAGAGAGTTATAGTTTCGATGGGTGAACTTTTTCCGGGAATTCCGACTTCTTTCAATGGGGTTTACAAAGGTTCCGACGGTATCTTCAATTTCTTTGTTGGCGATCGAATCCTCCAATACGACGAATATTTAAAGGAGGTTGTAGTCACCTCTCACAAGAACCTATCGATATTAGGGATAACTTGCCCCTATATAACAATTTTAGATCAATTGAAATCCCTCCTCTCCACAATAATTTCGACCAATCTCTCAATTCCCGTAAATTATTAA
- the LOC111421703 gene encoding uncharacterized protein: MTTTTDKLQKAVLKRTSLLNRLNETLTYGQNLMSEEDKCISSARADRVDTVYDQFQDIHNQIMGFISDGDFPQHDEVRKEADKAYFTIKSILLKNKSSPAPIPIPQSCPKLNKIIIPVFDGNYKNWPTFFDLFNTMIINDNDSLSAVAKYQYLLTSLSGEALNLIKGLPVTNDNYTIAYNSLKGRYQNKRHLATLYFNEIVALKPIQEESSKSFRFLIDTFKENIDGFRMLNFPVDQWDFLLFNILLQKLNISTKTKFESEHTTFEIPTYLQLINFLENQAKAFDSVLLTSDKLSMNKNKPFQNYRGKTSVNLKTEDVELSFKCILCPESHSIYRCSKFLGKSASERLSIARDHNLCRNCLNKNHNTSSCTSNYRCHSCDQRHHTLLHFETKKQPTMHVGTTACNNGNVSIEGANHQVILPIAFVQIRDHFGRLHLARALLDSGSMSNFITTKLSQRLRLPRKSHSLEIHGLNSMTSICNKGIVNCKIQSCQSQNFSCDLKAIVTPSICSAQPSLSRIINSYNHLKCLDFHPEHNTSVKDVDLLLGAELVPQIFTGGRVCGGQNDPIALHSVFGWILMGKSQLSTSTSVV; the protein is encoded by the coding sequence aTGACAACGACAACTGATAAATTACAAAAGGCCGTTTTAAAAAGGACTAGTTTGCTTAATAGATTAAATGAAACTCTTACCTATGGTCAAAACTTGATGTCGGAAGAAGATAAATGTATCTCTTCTGCACGGGCAGACCGGGTTGATACTGTTTATGACCAATTTCAGGACATTCACAATCAGATCATGGGTTTTATCTCAGATGGTGACTTCCCACAACATGATGAGGTAAGGAAAGAAGCTGATAAAGCCTATTTTACCATCAAGTCGATtcttctaaaaaataaatcgtcaCCTGCACCTATTCCTATTCCGCAATCATGtccaaaattaaacaaaatcataattcCTGTTTTTGACggcaattacaaaaattggcCGAcctttttcgatttatttaatacaatgATTATTAATGACAATGATTCATTATCAGCCGTAGCCAAATATCAATATCTTCTCACTTCACTGTCCGGAGAAgcgttaaatttaataaaaggtcTTCCTGTGACCAATGACAACTATACAATTGCCTATAACTCGTTAAAGGGGAGGTACCAGAATAAACGTCATCTTGctactttatattttaacgaGATCGTTGCTCTGAAACCAATACAAGAAGAGTCATCGAAATCTTTTAGGTTTTTAATAGATacctttaaagaaaatatagacGGTTTTCGGATGCTTAATTTTCCCGTTGATCAATGGGACTttcttttgtttaatattcttCTTCAGAAGTTAAACATTTCTACAAAAACCAAGTTTGAATCCGAACATACCACCTTTGAAATTCCAACGTAccttcaattaattaatttcctaGAAAACCAAGCAAAGGCTTTCGATTCAGTGTTACTCACATCTGATAAACTTTCCATGAACAAAAACAAaccttttcaaaattatcgtGGTAAAACATCGGTTAACCTCAAAACTGAAGATGTAGAACTATCTTttaaatgcatattatgcCCGGAATCACATTCAATATATCGTTGTTCTAAGTTTCTTGGAAAATCAGCTTCAGAAAGATTATCCATAGCAAGAGATCACAATCTCTGTCGCAACTGCTTAAACAAAAATCACAATACAAGTTCTTGTACATCCAATTATCGCTGTCATTCCTGCGATCAACGTCATCACACATTGCTACATTTTGAAACTAAGAAGCAACCAACTATGCATGTAGGGACGACTGCATGTAATAATGGCAACGTATCCATAGAAGGCGCTAATCATCAGGTCATTTTACCTATCGCGTTCGTACAGATTCGTGATCATTTTGGTCGACTTCATTTGGCAAGAGCTTTATTAGACTCTGGGAGCATGTCTAATTTTATTACCACCAAACTATCGCAAAGACTTCGGTTGCCACGTAAAAGTCATTCATTGGAGATTCATGGATTGAACTCTATGACATCAATTTGTAATAAGGGCATCGTTAATTGCAAGATTCAATCTTGTCAATCCCAAAATTTCTCTTGTGATCTGAAAGCCATTGTTACTCCGTCTATTTGTTCTGCTCAACCTTCATTATCACGTATCATTAATTCTTACAATCATCTTAAATGTTTGGATTTTCATCCTGAACATAATACCTCAGTCAAAGATGTTGATCTACTATTGGGAGCAGAATTAGTTCCTCAAATTTTTACTGGTGGTCGTGTCTGCGGTGGTCAGAACGATCCTATTGCTTTACATTCCGTCTTTGGATGGATATTAATGGGAAAATCTCAATTATCGACATCGACTTCAGTAGTATAA